A window of Streptomyces sp. NBC_01142 genomic DNA:
GCACTCACCCCCTACGCCCGGTCGCTGAGGCTGCGGCTGACCACCGTCGTCGGCGGGATGTCCATCGGCCGGCAGGCCGGCGCCCTGCGCGGCGGCGCCGAAGTCGTCGTGGCCACCCCCGGACGGCTCAAGGACCTCATCGAGCGCGGCGACTGCCGCCTGGACCGGGTCGCGATCACCGTCCTGGACGAGGCCGACCAGATGGCCGACATGGGCTTCATGCCCCAGGTCACCGCGCTCCTGGACCAGGTACGCCCCGAGGGCCAGCGGATGCTGTTCTCCGCCACCCTGGACCGCAACGTCGACCTCCTGGTCCGCCGCTACCTGCACGACCCCGTCGTCCACTCCGTCGACCCCTCCGCCGGCGCGGTCACCACGATGGAACACCACGTACTGCACGTCCACGGCGCCGACAAGCACGCCACCACCACCGAGATCGCCGCCCGCGACGGCCGCGTGATCATGTTCCTGGACACCAAGCACGCCGTCGACCGGCTCACCCAGGACCTGCTCAACAGCGGCGTACGCGCCGCCGCACTGCACGGCGGCAAGTCCCAGCCCCAGCGCACCCGCACCCTGGCCCAGTTCAAGACCGGCCACGTCACCGTCCTGGTCGCCACCAACGTCGCCGCCCGCGGCATCCACGTCGACAACCTCGACCTCGTCGTCAACGTCGACCCGCCGACCGACCACAAGGACTACCTCCACCGCGGCGGCCGCACCGCCCGCGCCGGCGAGTCCGGCAGCGTCGTCACCCTGGTCCTGCCCAACCAGCGCCGCGACATGACACGCCTGATGGCCGACGCCGGCATCACCCCGCAGACCACCCAGGTCCGCTCCGGCGAGGCCGAACTCAACCGCATCACCGGCGCCCAGGCACCCACCGGCATCCCCGTCACCATCACCGCACCCGTCACCGAACGCCCCAAGCGCAGCACCTCCTCAACGCGCGGCCGACGCAGCCGCCCCGCCCAGGCCCGACGCAACAACGCCGCACCCCAGACACGCACCGCCACCTCACAGCGGTCCTCTTTCAGCAGCGCCGCCTGAGTCAGAGCCGACGCGCCCGGCGCGTTGGTCCACCGAATACGGAAGGTGTCCAGTGACGCTGTTTCTCGCGCAGCCGTGGCAGACGGACAGCACCGGTCTGACGGCCGGCGACGCCATGGGCTCGCCGGGGCCGCAGGTCGGCGACGACATGATCGTTGATCTGGCTCTGTCGGTCCTCATCGGCGCCGGCGTCGGGCACCTTCTGGTCCGCGACGAGGACGGTCGGTGTGCCGGCCTGGTCACCCGGGCCCAGCTCACCGCGTACCGCAGAGGCTCCTGGTACTCCGAGCGCACCCGCCTGCGGGACATCGTCCACGACCGGGGACCGTTCACCTCGTCCGTCACCTCTGTGCACGAAGCGGAACGCGTCATGAGGAGCCGGAAACTCGCGGCCTCACCAGTGATCGACGAGGACGGCTACACCCTGGGCGTCCTCGCCCTCGCACGCTGATCTCCCTCCAGCCGGCAACTCTTCCGGCCCTCTTCAACCTTGCTGAGGCACTATGCGCTGCGTCATCGCCCGCTTCCCCTTCGACCTGGTCAAGAGCGAGGTACAGGCGTCGATGAAGGGAATCAAGCCCGAACCCGTCACAGGGGAGTCCGTGATCATCGGGCGCCGCCACTACCCCGTCAAGCAAGTGGGTGAAGTGATCACCAGGCAGGACCGCCGCGACTTCACCGCCAGTGAAGTGACCAGGGCGCTGATGCGGCTCGGCTTCACATGCCGTGCTGTCCCGCCGGTTGTCCCAGCCACTGTCCCCACCCCGCTCCAGACCGCGTCAGCCCTGCTCGGAACGCCCGCGAGCGCGTGACAAGGGGGCGGTGAAGAAACCGGTGAGGGAAGCGTGACGATCGGTGGGTGGGGGAGGCGTCGTGCCGCCCTCGCCCGCCGGCTCTGCGAACGCTTGCGTGCAACCGGTCTGCCGGGTCTGCGCGTTGACGAGCTCAGTCGGAGCTCTCGTCCGGTTGTGCTGCGGCGCGGCGGAATTCGGCGTTGATGCGCTGGGCCTCCTCGAGCTGGTCCTCAAGGATGACGATGCGGCAGGCGGCTTCGACCGGGGTGCCCTGGTCGACGAGCTCGCGGGCGCGGGCCGCGATCCGCAGCTGGTACCGGGAGTAGCGGCGGTGGCCGCCCCGGGAGCGGAGCGGGGTGATCAGACGGGCCTCTCCGAGGGCGCGGAGGAAGCCGGCGTTGGTGCCGATCATCTCGGCCGCCCGCCCCATCGTGTAGGCGGGGTAGTCGTCGTCGTCCAGGTGACCGCCGAGCGGGCCTGAAGGGTTCTTCTCTGCTGTCATCTGCACCTCTGCCAGGACTCCATGGAGGGAACACGGAGATCGGGGAACGCGTGGAGGGGCCCTGGTGCCGTACGGCACCAGGGCCCCGAAGGAATTACTACACCACCTGTCGGCCCTGCTACTGCGTCGGCCTCCTGTGTCCGCAGACCCGCCCGAACGGGGACGGGAAGTGCGGGGATCGCGGATACGTGACCGGAGACCACCTGCCTGTCCGAGGTCCTGCGGTACCCGGGCTCAGTTCTTCCGTCCGGGCGATCCTGGTGGCGCTCAACTCCTCGGTTCCTCCCTCTGAACCGACTGCCTGCCTCACCGGTACTGCGGTACTGCTCGTGGCGGCCACTGAACACTGCGGGCCACCCGGTACGGCCGTCAGCCCCGTCCCTGTCCAGTGCCTGCGGCCCCGGCGCGCCGTGACGAGGGCGCGGCCGCACACCTTCGATCACGCAACGTGTTTACCGGGTCCACTATTGGTAACACTGGGTGATGAGAGTTCGTCAGGCACTGCGGAAGGCGGGACACATGTCCGTGGGTACCGTGATCATCCTCAGCGTGGTGGCAGCGATCATCACCGCTCTCGTGCTCGCTCCACCGGTAACGCGGCCAAGGACGGGCGTCCGTCCGAACCGGCGCGTGCCCCGGCCCGAGCAGGCCGTCGGCCGGCGCCGTGACACAGGCGCACCGCGAGGCCCACGCCGCCTGCGCACGGTGCCCGAGCCGCGCGCCGGCCACCGGCGGACCACCGGCTGACCGGCGCGCTCTGCCGAGTGCTCCTTCGGGGACCCTGGCCGGGTTCGGTGGTCCCCGAACGGGCTGCCGATGGCCCTCGGCCCGGCCGATTGCGGCGGCGCCCGGCCGTGAGCGGCTTTCGGCGCGCGGGGAAGTTCGTCGGCCCGCGCCCTCCCCACCCGAAATCCCATCAGCGAAGCTGCCCGGTAGGGCCCTGAAGAGAAATAGAATGGGCTCTCATGTCGAAGCCTGACGAGCTACTCGTTGACGTCGCCGCTCTGGTGGAGTCCGGGCATAGCAATCAGATGTCCCTGACCGTGGTCACCGGTGGCGCTGTCATCACCGGTCGACTGGCTCCCGAAGCCGTGTGGAGGCAGCGTGTGTCGGAGGTCCTGACGGATTCGGCCCACCTGGGCGAGTTCTCCCGCATCTTCACCGCCTCCACGCGGACGGACGGGCCGCCCACGCATCTGCACTTCCATGTCGCCCGGATCCTGCAGGGGACTGTGGGGATCCCGGAGACGGGCGGGATGTACCGCGTCGCGATCGAGGACGTCAGCGCCTGGACCATGGGCGACTTCAGCTACTCCGACCACTGAGCCCCCGCGCGTCGAAGGCCCTGCGGCCGTACGTGTGTGTGCGGTTCATGTGGAACCTTCCTCGATGCGGCACGCATCAGGGAATTCCCGAAAGCAGATGAGCAGCACGGAGAATCGCGAGAACGATCCATACCGAATACCGAATACCGAAACCGGAACCGGAACCGGCCGGAATCCAAAGCGGTCCGGCCGGCAGAAGAAGCAGCGGGTCAGTCGCTCAAAGCGCAGAGTGATCCGGGCGTCAGGGTCGGATCTCCGGACTTCTGGGGTTCCGGAGTGGAAGCTCGTACGGAATATGCATCCGGAGCTGTGGGGCGTCCGCCGCGCGAGGGGACTGCGGATTTCGAGGTTCTTGCCGCGGCTGTAATCGCCGCGGGATGCGGGGGAGGGCAGTGCCCCTCAAACGCAACGAGCTGGGGCCCGCACTCCACGGTGCGGGCCCCAGCTCGTACTACGCTTCAGCGTCAGGCGGGAACGATGTTCTCGGCCGTCGGGCCCTTCTGGCCCTGCGCGATGTCGAAGTTCACCTTCTGGCCTTCCTGCAGCTCGCGGAAGCCCTGGGCGGCGATGTTCGAGTAGTGGGCGAACACGTCAGCGCCGCCACCGTCCTGCTCGATGAAGCCGAAACCCTTTTCCGCGTTGAACCACTTCACGGTGCCAGATGCCATGTCAAATCTCCTTTGGGGCAGTGCCCGGAGTCCGCACTGTGCGGACTCCGCGTCGCCGCGATGATTGCCCCGCCCGGAAATGACCGGAAATACAAAAGTGCTCCCAACGGCAGGAAAGCCGGTGGGGCACTTGGAGTTTTTGGGAACCACAACTGCAACTTCGATCGACAGTAGCACGGCGAGAGCGGCGCCGCACGGTGACTAATTCCGCTCGGCTCGTTGTGTGAGATACCCTCACCGCGCGTTGCGCTTATTTCTCACTTCGCGGCCATAGATATTGGTTTTCCACCGCGACCGTTGCCCCGGTCGGCGTGCTGTCATCGATCAGGCTCCGCAGGGCAGTCGCTGATCAGGTGGAAAGCGCGGCTTTGAGCATCTGCCGGGCCACTGTGGCCAGTTCGGTCACATCGGGAAGCGGGCGGGTCTCGGCCAGGGCGCCGGCCAGCCTGTCGTACAGCAGGCCGTCGGTCCAGGCGACGAGCAGCTCGGCTGCCGGTGCTGGATGGGGAGCGCCGAGTGCTGCCAGCAGGGTGGCGGCCTTGGATCGCGCGGCGAGGCCGGCGGTGTGCAGGTCGGCACGCAGCTCCGGTCGGCGCGTTGCCTCCAGGGTGAGTTCGAAACGGGCGAGCTGGCGGTCGCGCGCCGCCGTCAGCCAGTGGTGCAGCAGCGCGGCCAGCCCGTCCGCCGCGGACTCCACGTCCAGTCGTCCGCGGCCCGCTTCCCAGCGATCGACGTCGGCGACGGAGAGCTCGGCCAGTCGGAGGTAGCAGGCGCTGATCAGAGCGCTGCGCGTACGGAAGTAGTAGGACGTGCTTCCGGCCGGCAGGCCTGCGGCGGAGTCGACCGCGCGATGGGTCAGCCCGCGCAGTCCGGCGGTGGCCACGGTGCTGATGGCGGCGTCGGCGATCAGGGTTCGGCGGTCTTGCCGATCTTCGCGGTCTTGCCCGTCTTCGCGGTCTTGTCGGTCGGGGATGGACACGCGGCCACTCTACATGTGTAGAGTGCAGCACATCCTCTACGGATGTAGAGGATGGCGGAGGGGTGGAAGAAGGAGAGCCGACATGGGCGTTCGTCACGCCGTTGTGGCCGGAGGTGGAATCGGAGGCTTGACCGTCGCGGTGGCCCTGCGTCGACGCGGATGGCGCGTCACTGTGTGCGAACGGGCCGCCGAGTTCACGGGCATCGGCGCCGGCATCGTGCTGGCCCCGAACGCCCTTCGCGCCCTGGACTCGATCGGCCTCGGACCTGTGCTGCGGGCGGGTGACGCCCTGCCCGGCGCAGGGCTGCGCACGCCCGACGGCAGATGGCTGAGCCGGTCCGACGGCGGCGCGCTGTCCGCTCGTTACGGGCTCCCCGCGCGCGCTGTGCACCGCGGCTTCCTGATCGCGGCCCTCGCGGATGCCCTGCCGGCGGACGTCGTGCACCTCGGCGTTTCGGTGACCGGCGTGGACGACGCCGGTGACAGCGCGATCGTGCGTACGTCGGCGGGCGACCTGCGTGCCGACGTCGTACTGGCGGCGGACGGCATCCGCAGTTCGCTCCGCAGGCAGCTCTTCCCCCAGCACCCCGGGCTGCGGCGCGCCGGTGAGGCCGGATGGCGAGCGGTTGTGCCCGGTGAGGGTCTGCCGCCCCAGGTGGCCGCCGAGACCTGGGGGCGAGGCGAGCGGTTCGGCGTCGTTCCACTCGCCGACGGCCGCATCTACCTCTATGCCACCGCCACCGCCGAACCCGGCGGGCGGCCGATCGACCACCACGCGGAACTGGTCCGGCGCTTCTCCGCGTGGCACGACCCGATACCCGCGCTGCTGGACCGGTTGGAGCGGCTCGACCCGGCCGACGTACTCCACCACGACTTCTGCGAACTGGCCGCGCCCCTGCCCGGGTTCCACGCCGGCCGGGTGGTCCTGCTCGGCGACGCCGCCCACGCCATGACGCCCAACATGGGCCAAGGCGGCTGCCAGGCCATCGAGGACGCGGTCGTCGCAGCGCACCTTCTCGCATCCGAAAACGTACCGGCCGCGCTCGCCGCCTGTACGAGAGCCAGATACCGGCGGACCAACCGGATCAGCCGTCTCTCCCGGCGCATCGGCGAACTCGTCCAGCTCTCCCACCCGCTCGCCACGTCCATCCGGAACCTGGCCGTACGGGCCACGCCGCAGGCACTGTCGCTGAGAGCCCTGGACACGGTCCTTGGCTGGACCCCGCCTCCCGGTCCGGACCGGGAGGCGCCGGCGCTGTCTTCCGCCCCCGCCCCCGTCAACGTCAACGTCTAAGGAGCAAGGGTGAACAGCACGGACACATCCCGCCCCGTCCGCCGGGCCGACTCGGTCCGCCCCTTCGCCGTCGGCGCCTACGGCTTCGTCGCCCTGGGCATCGGCCACCTCGCCTTCGCCACCGCAGCGGCGCTGGCCACCCAGACCCCGCAGCAGCGCGATGCCGACACCGCGATGCGGGAGTCCACCGTCACCCTGCTGGGTCTGGAACGCACCCTCCTCGACGCCTTCAACGGCTTCAGCATCGTCATGGCCCTCTTCGCCGGCGCCTGCGGCCTGCTCGCCCTCGCCGCCATCCGCCACGCCCCGACACTCGTCCAGCGCCGCACCGCCTTCGGATGGATCGCCCTCGCGGTCTCCTTGGTCGCCCTGGCGATATCCATCCGGCTGTTGCCCCCGCCGCCGATCGCCGTCCTCACCCTCACCAGTTGCGCCTTCGCGCTGTCGCTGCGCAGGGCGACTCCCTGACCAACCAGAGGCGAGGACCGATTACGGCAGTGGCGCGGGACGCACTGGGCACGTGCTCCTTCACCGCGGACTGTGAACGCGGTCGCGGAATGGATCCCGGCGAGGCTGGTTCGGTAGTTCTGAGCCGCCACTGACAGCCGACTTGAGGCGTTGCGGCGAAAAGCCGCTGCCGCCGCGTCCGCCCGGAGGCGTCGGCTACGGCGTAACGGCCGGGACCGCGGTACGCGTCAGGCGGCCGTACCAGAGAAGCAGCAGCGGCGGCAGAAGCAGCTCGACGCCGATGAACGCAGTGTGCATCACGTGTGGCGCGCCGACCGCGAGATACGAGACACCGCGCGCCACACCGCCGACGAACACGGCGCCGAAGATCCCGCGCAGGGCCAGGCCGTGGCTCTCCGGGCGCCGCACGGCCGCGAGCAGGACGATTCCGAGGGTGAACCAGACTCCGGCGAAGAAGCGGTAGTTGCTGTCGACGGTCGTGCTCGCGTCCGGGCTTCCGGGCAGTGCGGCCACTCCGACGATGATGTCCGGTGTGCCGGTGCCCATCAAGATCACCCCGAGCAGTGTCAGAACACCCTGAAACATACGACGTGATGGCATGTCCACTCCCTCACCAAAGGTTCCGCATCCATCCTGGACCGCGATGATGGCGGCACGGAAGGCACAACTGATGCGTGGGCGGCCGGGATTGATACCGTGCCGGGTATGGACCAGGCGGGCTTGTCCGATCCGAGCGTGCATCAGCTGAGGCTGTTCCTGGTGCTGGCCGAGGAGTTGCACTTCGGTCGCGCGGCCAGGCGTGTCTACATCAGCCAGCCGGCGTTCAGCCGGCAGATCAGACGGCTGGAGGAGCATCTCGGAGCCGTTCTCGTGGAGCGTTCCACCAGGCGCGTGCAGCTCACCGCCGCCGGGGAGGCCCTGCTGCCGCCGATGCGTTCCCTGGTGGAGGCCGCCGACGAGCTGCAGCGCGGGGTGCTCACCCAGGTCCGGGCTGTCACGGGGCAAGTGGTGCTCGGGTGCTACATCACCGCTCTTCCCGTCATCACGGAACTGGTCGCCCTGGTCCGCCGTCGCCATCCACGCCTGGACGTCGAACTGCGGGAGGTCGACTTCGTCGAGCAGGCCGGTGCGCTGCTGGACGGCCGCGTCGACGCCGTGCTCTGCTACGAGCCCGTACCGCCCGGTGTTCAGACCCTGCGGCTGGGCATCGAGCCCCGGGCCGTCTGCATCCGGGACGACCACCCGCTGGCCGCCCGCACCTCGGTGACACTGGCGGAGCTCGCGGACCTGCCCGTCGTCGGGCTCGCACCCGGCGTGCACCGGGAGTGGCGCGACTTCTGGGCGGCCGACCCTCGCCCTGACGGGGCGCCCGTCACGTACACCTCCCATGGGGCAACGACGTTCGAGTCGAGTATCTCGGCGGTCAGCCAGGGCCACGGCATCCGCCTCGTCTCGTCCGCCTGCCGCGAGCTGTTTCCGCGCCCGGGCATCCGTTACGTCGACGTGGCCGACGCGCCGACGTGTACGGCGGTGCTGGCCTGGGCGGCCGCGCGCCGCGACACCCCGGGCGTTGCCGCGCTGCGCCGCGCGGCCGACGGCATGGCCGAAGGCGCGGCCGGCGATCCCGACCCGCGCTGGTGCACACGGAGGCCGGGGGAGTGAGCGACATACCCGCGGGCTGCCTGCTCGGCCTCGCCGCGGGTCAGCACGGGCTCCTGGCCGATGTCACCCGCCACCAGCGGGTGCCGCGGCGGCTGCAGTGGGTCGGCTTCCCCATCGGGCCGGCCGGTGGTGTGGTGTACGCACACTTGGCCTGGAGCATCCGGGCACTGCCCACCAGCTGTTCGCGCTGGCACGGATGTGGTGACCGCGCCTTTGCCGACCGCCGCGTACGCGGCCACCGTGCTACGGCCGATATCCACCGGTCGCGGCCGGCCCTCGCCACAGTCCTGGCTCCGGCGGGCCGGATGACCTGACCGACTACCCCACCCGGTCACTGGTTTTGCGCCCTGCTCTTCACCGGCTTCGGGGCCGGGCGCGCCGACCGCGGCGGCCGGTACCGGGGGTTGCTGTACTTCGCTGCTGCACCGCATGTGCGACGCCCCGGGACGGCATCCTGTTCTCATGGCATCACAGGGGAACATGGTGGAGCGGTTGCGACCGCTCGTCGAGGCGCATCGTGGCCGTCAGCAGGCTCCTGTTCGCTTTCGTCCATCGACTTGGCGTCCCTGGCTGGAGACCCACGGAGCGGAGCACGTGCTCGGGATCGGGGCGGTGGACAGGACCTCATCGCCAGGGCACCGCCTCATCGGCCGCGACGACCTTGTAGCGGCGCGACAAGGGCTGGACGATCAGGCGGACGGTCAGGCGGACGCTCAGCGCGATCTGTTCGTCGCGGTCATGATCTGGGGCGGGGGCAAAACCAACGGGCGGGCACCGCGCTGCACCAGTGCTGCTCTGGGCGATGCCCGGCTGCCGCACGTGCTGGAGGCGACACGTGCCGCCGTTCGCGCCGGCGAGTTGAGCCGGGCGTATGCCGAGTTCACCCTGCGCGGGGTGAGGCGCTCTTTCTTCACCAAGTGGTTTGCTGCCGTCGACGACCGGGACGCCACATGCGAGTGTGCCTTGATTCTGGATGATCGCGTCTTCTGCTCCCTCAACGCGCTTGGCTGGTCCAGCGAGGAGGCCGCGGGGACGCGCCGTTGGGCGATCCGATACGCCACCTACGTCAGATCCATGCACGACTGGGCGGGTTCCTTGAAGGTCACGGCGTCCTGGCTCGAGTGGCTGATGTTCGACCTGAACGGCGATGTGCGCGCTGTAGCCCCAGCTTGGGAATCACCTGGGCCGGCAGCCGAGAAATCCGCTCCGGGCTGCTGAAACGAACAGCCGGCGAGCGCGGCGCCACCCCGAGCCGCGGTCGGCTGCCTCCGGCACCGCTCATGGGCCGTGACGGCGAGGTCCTGGAGACGGGGACATACCGTTCGCGGTCGATCGGCGCCCGCCCCTCGGGCCGCGCCGCGGACGCGGAGGACACCCGGCGGAATCGGAACGTGAGCCCGTGGCTACGCGACGGACAACTGCTATTTACGGGAGTGTTTCCCCTGCATTCCCCGGAACGGGCATCGGCGGTGTGACATTCACCACCAGGGGTCCCGCATCGCTCGTTCCCCAGGCCCGGTGATTCAGGAGTAAGGGCCTACCGGCGGCCTCGGGCATTGCAGATGCTCCGAAAGGGTTATAGATTGGATCACCGCTGTACGTGGGCGCGCCGGACTGTGCGAGCCGTGCACCCGCGAGGTTCCACAAGGTATTTATGGCACTGCGTATGAAGGTGTCGTGGCCTGACCAGCCATGATGCCTGTTACGGGAATTCGACCAATTCTCGGAGAATTCTGCCACCGCCGCACGGAAACAGGAGCGTTCCGGGCCGTGGTCCGTGGAGTGATCTGGAATGCGCTCTCCCTTTCATATGCCTGTGCAATGGGGGAAGTCATGTCAACTTGGCAAGAATGTCGAATCCGAGCAGCACGGCCGCGCATGCGGGTTTCTCTCGCCGCGACGCTGAGACCCGCAGAATCCTGCCGGGTGAAACACCTTGGCAAGACGTGCCACAGATGAAGCGCCGCTGATTCGCGGAAGTGGTCCCGATCCGGAGGCTGATCAATGCCCTGCGGCCTCCGCGCACTTCTGCCACAGCCGTGGCCGCTGCCGACCCCACGGGAAGCCGGGCCGCCCCGGCTGCCCTCCGCATCCGATTCCCTCGCGTCACACTCTCTCCCGGTCCCGGCCGTCGGCCGGCCCGGTGGAACGGTGGCGATGTTCCGTCGGCGCATATCGCCCTGCGGGCGGTGTGCGCCCGCGGCGGCCGTGCATCCGTCGCTTACCAACCTGTTGTCGCTGAACTTAAGCAGCGTATGAGGGGAACTCCGCACTATGCTGTTACGACTGCCGTTGACCACCGGCCTCATCCTCGCAGCACTCCTGATCTCCTATGATCCGACGCCCACCGTATTCTCGCTGCGCCGGGGCATCCCGAGAGAAGCGGCGATCGCCCCGAAAAACACCGATGAACGCGCAGTGACCACTTCGGTACGTACCGGGCTGCGCAGCCCGGTACGCGCCCTGCAAGGCCGCTCGAAAACATCACCGGATACTTCGCGGACGCCGCGTGGCCCACTGCTGGGCAGCGATATGTCCCGGCTCCCTCAAAGCATGGGCGAACTGATCGAGAAGTATGCCCGGATGGCCGACCAGGAACTGCTGATGATGATTCCGGACCGCCCCGGAACCATTCGTCCCGACGATCCGCGGTGCGGATTACGCCTCCCCCAGAAGCAGCCCGGTTTCCATGCGCGGCTGCTGTACGACAGAGGCATTCTGAGCCGGACGCCGAGCAGGAGACCAGGTGCGCAGGACAACACGGTGGAGCGATGCGAGGAAGCGGAGGTGAGGGTGTCGGCCCGGGTTCCCGGATGGCTTGTCATTCTGGACCGGCGCATCGCCCTGGTGCCCGCCGACCAGCAGAACCCGCGCGGCGGGACGATGCTGATCCGCAACCCCGTGGTGGTCAGCAACATGCGTTCCGTCTTCGGCTCCATGTGGCAGTCCGCCGTCCCGCTGAGTGCGACGGCCACCACCGTGCTCCAGAGCAGGCACCGGGAAATACTGCGCCTGATGAGCGGCGGTCTGACCGACAGCGCGGGAGCACGAACGCTCAACATCTCGCTGCGCACCTACCGGCGGCATGTCGCGGACATCATGAGCAAGCTCGGCGTCGAGAGCCGGTTCCAGGCGGGCGCCGCGGCCCACCGCCTCGGGTGGCTGGGCTGAGCAGTACGGGCCACCGCGGAGCGGCCGCATCCGGGAACCGCGTGCGGGCCTGCCGAGTTGGCCGGCCCGCACGCGCTCCCGTGCCCTGTCGTTGACGTGTCGGGGACGCCTTCCGCGGCGCGGGGAGGGGCGGGAGCCGCGCGTCACTGCTCGGGGAAGAGCCACCGGTAGGCGTCGTCGGTACGGAACGCGGGGGCGTGATGGGGCGACCGCCACTCGAACGGGATGTCGTCCCTTCCCTCCCGCCGTACCGTGCCGGTGATGTGGTAGTCGGGGTGCCGGAGGTCGTCGCTGAGCTGCCGGCGGAAGACCGCCTCGAGCACGTCGCCCCGGCGTACCGCGACGCCGCCGAGGAACAGCGGGGCATAGAGCGGCAGCCAGCTGGTGTCCATGCGGATCGCGTCCAGAGCCACCCCGTCCTTCCTTGCCAGGAGCAGCGGCCACAGGACGAGCCCCGTCAGCCGGTCGTCCCGGGTGACCGTGAGGCTGATGCGGTCCTCTCCCTCGGTGGACAGGTCGCCGTTGAAGGCGAGTTCCTCCACTTCGGACGTCTCGGTCACCAGGGTCTCCTGGACCGGCCCGTCCAGGCTCAGCCGGACGTCGAAGGGGTGCCCGACCGCGGCGAAGATGCGCTCGACTGTCTCCACGCCGTCCGGGTCCAGCACGATGCCGTCCGGGAAGTGCGCGGCGAGCGAGGCCCCTGCGATGCCGGTGGTGCAGCGGTGCGGAATGGATATCCCGGTGTTCTCCATGAAGCGCTGCCGGGCGTCCCGGATGGACGAGGCGGCGCCCTCGGACCCGCCGATCGTGCCGATGATCTCGGACACGCACACATCGATCTTCTCGGGCAGCTGCACATCCGTCGAACTGCAGGTCAGCACGGTGATGGTGTCACTCAGCCCGGCCTCTTCGACGGTCTTCGCCGCGGCCTGTGCCCACTCCGGCAGCACCTCGACGGCGTACACCTTCTTCGCGCCC
This region includes:
- a CDS encoding CBS domain-containing protein, whose translation is MGSPGPQVGDDMIVDLALSVLIGAGVGHLLVRDEDGRCAGLVTRAQLTAYRRGSWYSERTRLRDIVHDRGPFTSSVTSVHEAERVMRSRKLAASPVIDEDGYTLGVLALAR
- a CDS encoding cold-shock protein, with the translated sequence MASGTVKWFNAEKGFGFIEQDGGGADVFAHYSNIAAQGFRELQEGQKVNFDIAQGQKGPTAENIVPA
- a CDS encoding TetR/AcrR family transcriptional regulator — encoded protein: MSIPDRQDREDGQDREDRQDRRTLIADAAISTVATAGLRGLTHRAVDSAAGLPAGSTSYYFRTRSALISACYLRLAELSVADVDRWEAGRGRLDVESAADGLAALLHHWLTAARDRQLARFELTLEATRRPELRADLHTAGLAARSKAATLLAALGAPHPAPAAELLVAWTDGLLYDRLAGALAETRPLPDVTELATVARQMLKAALST
- a CDS encoding LysR family transcriptional regulator yields the protein MDQAGLSDPSVHQLRLFLVLAEELHFGRAARRVYISQPAFSRQIRRLEEHLGAVLVERSTRRVQLTAAGEALLPPMRSLVEAADELQRGVLTQVRAVTGQVVLGCYITALPVITELVALVRRRHPRLDVELREVDFVEQAGALLDGRVDAVLCYEPVPPGVQTLRLGIEPRAVCIRDDHPLAARTSVTLAELADLPVVGLAPGVHREWRDFWAADPRPDGAPVTYTSHGATTFESSISAVSQGHGIRLVSSACRELFPRPGIRYVDVADAPTCTAVLAWAAARRDTPGVAALRRAADGMAEGAAGDPDPRWCTRRPGE
- a CDS encoding FAD-dependent monooxygenase translates to MGVRHAVVAGGGIGGLTVAVALRRRGWRVTVCERAAEFTGIGAGIVLAPNALRALDSIGLGPVLRAGDALPGAGLRTPDGRWLSRSDGGALSARYGLPARAVHRGFLIAALADALPADVVHLGVSVTGVDDAGDSAIVRTSAGDLRADVVLAADGIRSSLRRQLFPQHPGLRRAGEAGWRAVVPGEGLPPQVAAETWGRGERFGVVPLADGRIYLYATATAEPGGRPIDHHAELVRRFSAWHDPIPALLDRLERLDPADVLHHDFCELAAPLPGFHAGRVVLLGDAAHAMTPNMGQGGCQAIEDAVVAAHLLASENVPAALAACTRARYRRTNRISRLSRRIGELVQLSHPLATSIRNLAVRATPQALSLRALDTVLGWTPPPGPDREAPALSSAPAPVNVNV
- a CDS encoding DUF4345 domain-containing protein yields the protein MPSRRMFQGVLTLLGVILMGTGTPDIIVGVAALPGSPDASTTVDSNYRFFAGVWFTLGIVLLAAVRRPESHGLALRGIFGAVFVGGVARGVSYLAVGAPHVMHTAFIGVELLLPPLLLLWYGRLTRTAVPAVTP
- a CDS encoding MerR family transcriptional regulator; the protein is MTAEKNPSGPLGGHLDDDDYPAYTMGRAAEMIGTNAGFLRALGEARLITPLRSRGGHRRYSRYQLRIAARARELVDQGTPVEAACRIVILEDQLEEAQRINAEFRRAAAQPDESSD
- a CDS encoding DEAD/DEAH box helicase is translated as MNRNARTNDRYSRSRTGGSAGSAGSGGSGRDGRFRSQATGRPAGSGRSGGYGRRPAAVQGEFALPKTITPGLPAVEAFADLDMPAPLLAALSAEGVTVPFPIQAATLPNSLAGRDVLGRGRTGSGKTLAFGLALLARTAGQRAEPRQPLALVLVPTRELAQQVTDALTPYARSLRLRLTTVVGGMSIGRQAGALRGGAEVVVATPGRLKDLIERGDCRLDRVAITVLDEADQMADMGFMPQVTALLDQVRPEGQRMLFSATLDRNVDLLVRRYLHDPVVHSVDPSAGAVTTMEHHVLHVHGADKHATTTEIAARDGRVIMFLDTKHAVDRLTQDLLNSGVRAAALHGGKSQPQRTRTLAQFKTGHVTVLVATNVAARGIHVDNLDLVVNVDPPTDHKDYLHRGGRTARAGESGSVVTLVLPNQRRDMTRLMADAGITPQTTQVRSGEAELNRITGAQAPTGIPVTITAPVTERPKRSTSSTRGRRSRPAQARRNNAAPQTRTATSQRSSFSSAA
- a CDS encoding LuxR C-terminal-related transcriptional regulator, whose protein sequence is MTTGLILAALLISYDPTPTVFSLRRGIPREAAIAPKNTDERAVTTSVRTGLRSPVRALQGRSKTSPDTSRTPRGPLLGSDMSRLPQSMGELIEKYARMADQELLMMIPDRPGTIRPDDPRCGLRLPQKQPGFHARLLYDRGILSRTPSRRPGAQDNTVERCEEAEVRVSARVPGWLVILDRRIALVPADQQNPRGGTMLIRNPVVVSNMRSVFGSMWQSAVPLSATATTVLQSRHREILRLMSGGLTDSAGARTLNISLRTYRRHVADIMSKLGVESRFQAGAAAHRLGWLG
- a CDS encoding SCO5918 family protein, which produces MRCVIARFPFDLVKSEVQASMKGIKPEPVTGESVIIGRRHYPVKQVGEVITRQDRRDFTASEVTRALMRLGFTCRAVPPVVPATVPTPLQTASALLGTPASA